CTTTAAAGATGCAAAAACACCGCTGCCGTCTTTTGCTATAGCTTCAAAACTAGGATGTCCGCCTTTATTCAAGTCTTTTTCCAAATGCTCCAAACTTAATATGTTTTTCTCATCTCTTTTATTATATTGGAAAACTATAGGAATTGTATCAAAAGATAAACCATAATCTTTTAAATTTTCAATTAGATCATTTAAACTCTCTATATTTTCTTCTCTTTTTTCCAGTCTTGAATCAGCAACAAAAATGATACCGTCAACACCGTTTAATATAAGTCTCCTAGCAGCATTATACTGTTTTTGACCAGGAGCGGTATATAAGCTAAAACTGGTAGAAAACCCTTTTACTTCACCCAGATTGATGGAGAGAAAATCAAAGAATAATGTTCTTTCATTTAATCCTTCCAGGCTTGTCATTTCACTTCTGATTGCAGAATCAAGCTTATTATATATGTATGTTAAATTTGTGGTTTTTCCACTTTCTCCAGTACCACAATAAACAATTTTACAATTTACTTTATGATCAGCGTAATTAACAAAAACCACTTTATTTTATCTCTTTCACTAGGTTTTGTGCGTATTTAACTCAATTTTTAAAGTATTAAATAACTTAATACAACCCATTTTAAATTTTTATACTATTTTTATTATCCACGAAATCTCAATTTCAGACAAGATATGCAATATTTAAGGAAATCATCCGATTTTACTTAATATACTAACATAGGTTTAGCATTTTTATTTAAAATAAAAATTTTTTGAAGATAATATATTTTATAATTAAACTTAACTTTTATGAAATATCATACTATTATTTTAGTTAGATTAGCTATCAAAAAATTCTTTTAAATTACTTATTTCAATGGTAATTAATGAAATAAATGGCATAAAATCTGAGGAAATATATGTTTGATAGAAAATGCAAAATCATATTTATAAGTCATGGTTCTACAATATATACAGACCAGAATAGGCTATATGAAGTAGAAGATTATCCGCCAATTAATGAAAAAGGTCAAAAAGAAATATATAAATTAGCCAATTGGCTAAGAAACTCTGATCAAAAAATCGATACAATATATACAAGCCCTGCATCTAGAGCGATCCAATCAGCTAGAATTATTTCCAAAAATACAAAAAATGATTTTGAAATTTTAGATACCCTGTATGAAAGAAGAGCAGGTATTT
This genomic stretch from Candidatus Melainabacteria bacterium RIFOXYA2_FULL_32_9 harbors:
- a CDS encoding gliding-motility protein MglA, with product MVFVNYADHKVNCKIVYCGTGESGKTTNLTYIYNKLDSAIRSEMTSLEGLNERTLFFDFLSINLGEVKGFSTSFSLYTAPGQKQYNAARRLILNGVDGIIFVADSRLEKREENIESLNDLIENLKDYGLSFDTIPIVFQYNKRDEKNILSLEHLEKDLNKGGHPSFEAIAKDGSGVFASLKSVSNLILTSLQ